A portion of the bacterium genome contains these proteins:
- the tsf gene encoding elongation factor Ts (EF-Ts; functions during elongation stage of protein translation; forms a dimer; associates with EF-Tu-GDP complex and promotes exchange of GDP to GTP resulting in regeneration of the active form of EF-Tu), with protein sequence MKADIDKIKELREKTSLSVMECKNALEKTGGDLEKALEYLKKRGFEMSEKKESRETKEGLIGSYVHINGKVGTLVEVNCESDFVSRNEEFKELVKNICLQITATGPKYIDRNSVPDEEKNKIKDIVKEEFKDKKEEIIEKIIEGKLNDFYKENVLLDQIYVKDENITVNEYIKSKIAKLGENIKVKRFSRFEIGE encoded by the coding sequence ATGAAAGCTGATATAGATAAAATAAAGGAATTAAGAGAAAAAACTTCATTAAGCGTTATGGAGTGTAAAAATGCCCTTGAAAAAACAGGTGGTGATTTGGAAAAAGCACTGGAATATTTAAAAAAGAGGGGATTTGAAATGTCAGAAAAAAAAGAATCAAGAGAAACAAAAGAAGGACTTATTGGCTCTTATGTTCATATAAATGGAAAAGTTGGTACATTGGTAGAAGTAAATTGTGAAAGTGATTTTGTCAGTAGAAATGAAGAATTTAAAGAACTCGTAAAAAATATCTGCTTGCAGATAACAGCAACAGGCCCAAAATATATTGATAGGAATTCTGTTCCTGATGAAGAAAAAAATAAAATAAAAGATATAGTTAAAGAAGAATTTAAAGATAAAAAAGAAGAAATAATAGAAAAAATTATTGAAGGCAAATTAAATGATTTTTATAAAGAAAATGTTTTACTTGACCAGATTTATGTTAAAGATGAAAATATAACTGTGAACGAATATATAAAATCAAAAATTGCAAAATTAGGGGAAAATATAAAAGTAAAAAGGTTTTCAAGATTTGAAATTGGAGAATAA
- a CDS encoding tRNA 4-thiouridine(8) synthase ThiI, with product MMKKALGLVSGGLDSLIAISLIKEQNFDVIGVFILTPFISKFGEETIEILKKQSSELNFKLCVVPIDIDYIEIIKNPVFGYGKNLNPCIDCHIYMLKKAKEIMEKENASFVFTGEILGQRGKSQTLQALKIIEEKSSLKGKLLRPLTALNLPETEIEKNGIVDRNKLLGIKGKERKMQLTLAEIKNLKFFSSPAGGCLLTDSQFCKRLSDIFKYNVDAEINDYYLLQVGHHFRISPETKLVISRNRKESGKILELFSNKDIIILSSDVNKDIIGIIIGGFSEICLKIFASYISKSPVSIIIEEKGKKEEKIVQPEEKFLYKAYLI from the coding sequence ATGATGAAAAAAGCGCTCGGACTTGTTTCAGGAGGACTTGATAGTTTAATTGCAATTTCTCTTATTAAAGAACAGAACTTTGATGTAATAGGTGTTTTTATTTTAACCCCCTTTATATCTAAATTTGGTGAAGAAACAATAGAGATTTTAAAAAAACAATCCTCCGAATTAAATTTTAAACTCTGTGTAGTTCCAATTGATATTGATTACATAGAAATTATAAAAAATCCCGTTTTTGGATATGGAAAAAATCTAAATCCATGTATTGATTGTCATATTTATATGTTAAAAAAAGCAAAGGAAATTATGGAAAAAGAAAATGCTTCTTTTGTTTTTACAGGGGAAATTTTGGGACAAAGAGGGAAATCACAAACATTGCAGGCACTAAAAATAATAGAAGAAAAGTCATCTCTAAAAGGAAAATTATTAAGACCCCTTACTGCTTTGAATTTACCAGAGACAGAAATTGAAAAAAATGGGATTGTTGATAGAAATAAACTTTTAGGGATAAAAGGAAAAGAGAGAAAAATGCAATTAACTCTTGCAGAAATAAAAAATTTAAAATTTTTTTCTTCTCCTGCTGGTGGATGTTTATTGACTGATTCTCAATTCTGTAAAAGGTTATCTGATATTTTTAAATATAATGTGGATGCAGAAATTAATGACTACTATCTTTTGCAAGTTGGACATCATTTTAGAATTTCTCCAGAAACTAAACTTGTAATTTCAAGAAATAGAAAAGAAAGTGGGAAAATTTTAGAATTATTTAGCAATAAAGATATAATTATTCTTTCATCAGATGTCAATAAGGATATAATTGGAATAATAATTGGGGGTTTTTCAGAAATTTGTCTTAAAATTTTTGCTTCATATATTTCAAAGTCACCTGTTTCAATAATTATTGAGGAAAAAGGTAAAAAAGAAGAAAAAATAGTTCAACCAGAAGAAAAGTTTTTATATAAGGCATACTTAATTTAA
- a CDS encoding DUF3857 domain-containing protein: MKTIKIFKLWFFVFFSFIFYVFPQNNFSYDEESSVYLLDYAKVEVDSNFKSKTLIHQKIKIIGQKGKRFAELRIPYDADRQKVKIISALTITPEGKILKATKENIKIVTPAELTEYTALYPGVKTICVNLPGVEIGSTVEYKYEIYTSRPLINGHFYDGFYFQSVEPFLISKYELKIPKKIKIFIYEEGIKLKEKKESSAYTTYIWENNNANPIIEEPFMPPLYEIVPRVYITTFNSWEEIGKWYYNLSKDCSKPDENIIKKVNELIEDKKTEEEKISAIYNFVCQKIRYVGVELGPYGFKPHDAKDVFHLKYGDCKDKANLMKTMLEIAGIKSYITLVNTDGKIEKDIPFPGQFNHAIVAIENNNNFLFLDPTSEVYRFPQIPPSDQNKYVLISKPGLPLEKTPLFAPEENYIKRKINTTLYENGDMLSNVEIETNGLYDAIFRSSFIYLKDIERQRALSSELNSILPGTNLISFEIEGIENLEKNVIEKYSFKTNSFATVIAEHKIIFTPGIIDTLKDTSIVSLEKRNFPLRFGYLFKKEEIVVYTLPENFKVEILPSPIEIDNNFATFKYEIKENDGKIYYRRIFEIKKDEITIDEYNDFRNFYRTVSKIDRLPVILTKIE; encoded by the coding sequence ATGAAAACAATTAAAATTTTCAAGTTATGGTTTTTCGTCTTTTTTAGTTTTATTTTTTATGTTTTTCCCCAAAATAATTTTTCTTATGATGAAGAATCTTCTGTTTATTTACTTGATTATGCCAAAGTTGAGGTTGATTCAAACTTTAAAAGCAAAACATTAATACATCAAAAAATAAAAATAATCGGACAAAAGGGAAAAAGATTTGCAGAGTTGAGAATACCCTATGATGCTGACCGACAAAAAGTAAAAATAATATCTGCACTTACAATTACTCCTGAAGGAAAAATTCTTAAAGCGACTAAAGAAAATATAAAAATTGTTACACCAGCAGAACTAACTGAATATACTGCTCTTTATCCAGGAGTAAAAACAATTTGTGTTAATCTTCCAGGAGTAGAAATAGGCAGTACAGTTGAATATAAATATGAAATATATACATCCAGACCACTTATAAATGGACATTTTTATGATGGATTTTACTTCCAGTCAGTAGAACCATTTCTAATTTCTAAATACGAACTTAAAATTCCCAAAAAAATAAAAATTTTTATATATGAAGAAGGGATTAAGTTAAAAGAAAAAAAAGAATCTTCTGCTTACACAACATATATCTGGGAAAATAATAATGCTAATCCAATTATAGAAGAACCATTTATGCCCCCACTTTATGAAATTGTTCCAAGGGTTTATATAACAACATTCAATTCCTGGGAAGAAATTGGCAAGTGGTATTACAATCTATCAAAAGATTGTTCAAAACCAGATGAAAACATTATAAAAAAAGTAAATGAATTGATTGAGGATAAAAAAACTGAAGAAGAAAAAATTTCTGCAATATATAACTTTGTCTGTCAGAAAATAAGGTATGTTGGAGTTGAACTTGGCCCATATGGTTTTAAACCGCATGATGCAAAAGATGTCTTTCACTTAAAATATGGTGATTGTAAAGATAAAGCCAATCTTATGAAAACAATGCTTGAAATTGCTGGAATAAAATCATATATCACCCTTGTAAATACCGATGGAAAAATAGAAAAAGATATTCCTTTCCCAGGACAGTTCAATCATGCAATAGTTGCAATAGAAAATAATAATAATTTTCTTTTTCTTGACCCTACATCTGAGGTTTATCGTTTTCCTCAAATACCTCCATCAGACCAGAATAAGTATGTTCTAATTTCCAAACCAGGATTACCTCTTGAAAAAACACCTCTTTTTGCTCCTGAAGAAAATTACATAAAAAGGAAAATAAATACAACCTTATATGAAAATGGAGATATGCTATCCAATGTAGAAATAGAAACAAATGGTTTATATGATGCTATTTTTAGAAGTAGTTTTATATATCTTAAAGATATTGAAAGACAAAGGGCGCTTTCTTCTGAACTAAATAGTATTCTCCCTGGAACTAATTTAATTTCATTTGAAATTGAGGGAATTGAAAATTTAGAAAAAAATGTTATAGAAAAATATTCATTTAAAACAAACTCATTTGCAACCGTAATAGCAGAACATAAAATAATTTTTACCCCTGGAATAATAGACACACTTAAAGATACTTCTATTGTCTCATTAGAAAAAAGAAATTTTCCATTAAGATTTGGTTATCTTTTTAAGAAAGAAGAAATTGTAGTTTATACACTTCCTGAAAATTTTAAAGTTGAGATTTTACCTTCTCCTATTGAAATTGATAATAACTTTGCTACTTTTAAATATGAAATAAAAGAAAATGATGGGAAAATTTATTATAGAAGAATTTTTGAAATTAAAAAGGATGAAATAACGATAGATGAATACAATGATTTTAGAAA
- a CDS encoding PIN domain-containing protein, which translates to MRSIFADTSALFSLIDRTDRYHKKAIELSKKTRKENLEIVISDHILSETITLVRNKMGFPQASLMGIKLFDSRITTLIIVDENILKMAWDIFSKYTDKDFSFVDCISFAVMKQTGIDTAFTFDHHFVEIGFRILGR; encoded by the coding sequence ATGAGAAGTATTTTTGCAGATACATCAGCCCTCTTCTCCTTGATAGACAGAACTGACCGCTATCATAAGAAAGCAATAGAGTTATCTAAAAAAACTCGCAAAGAGAATTTAGAAATAGTTATTTCAGACCACATTTTATCTGAAACAATTACTCTTGTCAGAAATAAAATGGGTTTTCCACAAGCATCTCTTATGGGTATAAAACTATTTGATTCCAGAATTACAACTTTAATTATCGTAGATGAAAATATATTGAAAATGGCATGGGATATTTTTTCAAAATATACTGATAAAGATTTCAGTTTTGTTGATTGTATTTCTTTTGCTGTTATGAAACAAACAGGAATAGACACTGCTTTTACTTTTGACCATCATTTTGTAGAAATTGGATTTAGGATATTAGGAAGATGA
- a CDS encoding isoprenylcysteine carboxylmethyltransferase family protein — MGKYGIGKILKKRSTFGWLFFVVIAIFGKGNLKQILIGFFIVVIGEFFRTFASGIIKKNQEVAKDGPYKWCRHPLYFGSFLISTGLLISSFNIVPLYNIIPLIYFLIFFPLFYIPTMKNEEKFLKEKFGEEYTVYSKNVPAFFPLFKKTKKENFSFTQVKKNSEYYNWIAIFLVYLVLVLKLLIIY; from the coding sequence ATGGGGAAATATGGAATTGGTAAAATTTTAAAAAAGAGAAGTACTTTTGGATGGCTTTTTTTTGTTGTAATTGCTATTTTTGGAAAGGGGAATTTAAAACAGATTTTAATTGGTTTTTTTATAGTGGTAATTGGAGAGTTTTTCAGAACTTTTGCCTCTGGAATTATAAAGAAAAACCAGGAAGTAGCAAAAGATGGTCCCTATAAATGGTGCAGACATCCTTTATATTTTGGAAGTTTTTTAATTTCAACAGGGCTTCTAATTTCATCTTTTAATATAGTTCCTCTTTATAATATAATTCCTCTTATTTATTTTTTAATTTTTTTCCCATTGTTTTATATACCAACGATGAAAAATGAAGAGAAATTTTTAAAAGAAAAATTTGGAGAAGAATATACTGTCTATTCAAAAAATGTTCCTGCTTTTTTCCCATTGTTTAAAAAAACAAAAAAAGAAAATTTTTCTTTCACACAAGTCAAAAAAAATTCTGAATATTACAACTGGATTGCTATTTTTCTTGTTTATTTGGTCCTTGTTTTGAAATTATTAATAATTTATTGA
- the rpsB gene encoding 30S ribosomal protein S2, translated as MMEIEIQNLLEAGVYFGHPSRQFDPRIKPYLYGRRQGIYIIDIEKTIEKLKEAGEFLKKVAANGGKILLVGTKKQAQTIIKEIGEKCEMPYVNYRWIGGTLTNFNEIRKRINRLKEIEDYEKSGKINLYTKKEAQLLMKEKEDLLKKFGGIRDMESFPDAIVVVDVRREINAIKEAKKANIPIVGIVDTNGNPEIVDYPIPGNDDGFKSINLLLSVISEYILEGKKEGAYVVEEKNKESKEDNKGEKSTKEEKNES; from the coding sequence ATTATGGAAATTGAAATTCAGAATTTGTTAGAAGCGGGTGTTTATTTTGGACATCCATCAAGACAGTTTGACCCTCGTATAAAACCATACTTATATGGTAGAAGACAGGGAATATACATTATTGATATTGAAAAAACCATTGAAAAATTAAAAGAGGCAGGGGAATTTTTAAAAAAAGTCGCTGCAAATGGAGGAAAAATTTTATTGGTTGGGACAAAAAAACAGGCACAGACAATAATAAAGGAAATTGGGGAAAAATGTGAAATGCCTTATGTAAATTATAGATGGATTGGTGGTACTTTAACAAATTTTAATGAAATAAGAAAAAGAATTAACCGCCTAAAGGAAATTGAGGACTATGAAAAATCAGGAAAAATAAATCTCTACACAAAGAAAGAAGCACAACTACTAATGAAAGAAAAAGAGGATTTGTTAAAAAAGTTTGGTGGTATAAGAGATATGGAAAGTTTTCCTGATGCGATTGTTGTTGTTGATGTGAGAAGGGAAATAAATGCAATAAAAGAAGCAAAAAAAGCAAATATTCCAATAGTTGGTATTGTTGATACAAATGGCAATCCCGAAATAGTTGACTATCCTATTCCAGGAAACGACGATGGATTTAAATCAATCAATTTGTTACTCTCGGTTATTTCTGAATATATATTGGAAGGTAAAAAAGAAGGTGCATATGTAGTTGAAGAAAAGAATAAAGAATCAAAAGAAGATAATAAGGGAGAAAAAAGTACAAAAGAGGAGAAAAATGAAAGCTGA
- a CDS encoding ribbon-helix-helix domain-containing protein — protein sequence MKTDIATNLYFPKELYADMKKISKKLGISIAEYVRQVVQKDIESRIKEIDWENDPLWDIIGIGETKESDISINHDHYLYGGQKKEK from the coding sequence ATGAAAACAGATATAGCAACAAACTTATATTTTCCAAAAGAACTCTATGCTGATATGAAAAAAATATCTAAAAAATTAGGCATATCAATTGCTGAATATGTAAGGCAGGTTGTCCAGAAAGATATTGAATCTCGTATTAAAGAAATAGATTGGGAAAATGACCCTCTTTGGGATATTATAGGAATTGGCGAAACAAAAGAATCTGACATATCTATTAATCACGACCACTATCTTTATGGTGGACAAAAAAAGGAAAAATAA
- the yaaA gene encoding peroxide stress protein YaaA, protein MNKNILFIITCSNGKIEGGITNYNYKSSICNYISSECISYLMEGRQFNLTHIKNGGFTRQKKILKDLPYNKELKNSFDFGGKEEAKFLPAYERYCGRIYKEIDKETWKNRRHQVLIFSGLYGWVLPEEFIQRYSLHLRDSQLIIDIWKGEIATFILESFVQRNNIDVLVDCTGEDLYREIVDWEYFEARGYDVFHIYGEQNAGPSVLPAIGYFLQNKGLTGEDSELLNLMNKIKYFQTTYEKIWFIKGKKELEELKLPREEESYELQEKVNQIVTSIERPSEFDEIESIHKVKIIFNYKVLSQIIELPKEIYGKFLQNLKLYIKNPEHAGLKTEKIQKDGETFYRFRINDFYRVHVDPYIKDPVDKNKKILNIRAVGGAKVESISH, encoded by the coding sequence ATGAATAAAAATATTCTTTTTATAATAACCTGTTCTAACGGTAAGATTGAAGGTGGAATAACTAACTATAATTATAAAAGTTCTATCTGTAATTATATATCTTCAGAATGCATTTCTTATTTAATGGAAGGACGACAATTTAACCTTACTCACATCAAAAACGGCGGTTTTACACGACAGAAAAAAATTTTGAAGGATTTACCATATAATAAGGAATTGAAAAATAGTTTTGATTTTGGAGGAAAAGAAGAAGCGAAATTTTTGCCAGCGTATGAAAGATATTGTGGAAGGATTTATAAAGAAATTGACAAAGAGACATGGAAAAATAGGAGACATCAGGTTCTTATTTTTTCTGGACTTTATGGATGGGTTTTACCAGAAGAATTTATACAACGTTATTCACTCCATTTAAGGGACTCTCAATTGATAATAGATATATGGAAAGGAGAAATAGCAACTTTTATTCTTGAATCATTTGTGCAAAGGAACAATATAGATGTATTAGTTGATTGTACAGGAGAGGACTTATATAGAGAAATTGTTGACTGGGAGTATTTTGAGGCAAGAGGATATGATGTATTTCACATATATGGAGAGCAAAATGCAGGTCCATCAGTTTTACCAGCAATAGGTTATTTTTTACAAAACAAAGGTTTAACTGGGGAAGATTCCGAATTACTAAATTTAATGAACAAAATTAAGTACTTTCAAACAACTTATGAAAAAATATGGTTCATTAAGGGAAAAAAAGAATTAGAAGAATTAAAGTTGCCTCGAGAAGAAGAGTCCTATGAACTTCAGGAGAAGGTGAATCAAATAGTCACTTCCATAGAAAGACCATCAGAATTTGACGAAATTGAATCAATACATAAAGTAAAAATTATCTTTAATTATAAAGTTCTCTCTCAGATTATAGAATTACCAAAAGAAATTTATGGAAAATTCCTCCAAAACCTGAAATTATATATAAAAAATCCTGAACACGCAGGTCTTAAAACAGAAAAAATACAGAAAGATGGAGAGACCTTTTACCGTTTTAGAATTAATGATTTTTACCGAGTTCATGTAGACCCTTATATTAAAGACCCAGTGGATAAAAATAAAAAGATACTTAATATTAGAGCAGTAGGTGGTGCCAAAGTTGAAAGTATTTCTCATTAA
- a CDS encoding UPF0280 family protein, whose product MGRERFYRNIMKIDNLKKFEVKVKETDLLIFAEKDIKKEIEEEVKKQRRIIETYIKKHPEFYLSFSPVDVENDEEIIKLMSISSKLTKTGPMASVAGCISEVIGKKFLSISKEIFIENGGDIFMNLKNEVKIGIYAGSSPFSMKIGIKIKKDGPYGIATSSGTVGHSFSYGDADAVTIISSSATFADGAATYFGNLIKGKIDKEVIEKEIENFPFVDGILIIRGKELFVWGNMELVKF is encoded by the coding sequence ATGGGAAGAGAAAGGTTTTACAGAAATATAATGAAAATAGATAATTTAAAGAAATTTGAAGTAAAAGTTAAAGAGACAGACCTTCTTATTTTTGCAGAAAAAGACATTAAAAAAGAAATTGAAGAGGAGGTAAAAAAACAAAGAAGAATTATAGAGACATATATAAAAAAGCATCCTGAATTTTATCTTTCCTTTTCTCCTGTTGATGTTGAAAATGATGAAGAAATAATAAAACTTATGTCAATTTCATCCAAATTAACAAAAACAGGACCAATGGCTTCTGTTGCAGGATGTATCTCAGAAGTTATCGGGAAGAAATTTTTATCAATTTCAAAAGAAATATTTATTGAAAATGGGGGGGATATTTTTATGAATTTAAAAAATGAGGTTAAAATTGGTATTTATGCAGGGAGTTCCCCTTTTTCAATGAAAATAGGTATAAAAATTAAAAAAGATGGTCCATATGGTATAGCAACATCAAGTGGAACAGTTGGACATTCTTTCAGTTATGGGGATGCAGATGCAGTAACTATAATTTCAAGTTCTGCCACTTTCGCTGATGGAGCAGCAACTTACTTTGGAAACCTTATAAAAGGTAAAATTGATAAAGAGGTAATTGAAAAAGAAATTGAAAATTTTCCATTTGTTGATGGAATTTTAATTATAAGAGGAAAGGAACTTTTTGTATGGGGAAATATGGAATTGGTAAAATTTTAA